The proteins below are encoded in one region of Corynebacterium felinum:
- the rimM gene encoding ribosome maturation factor RimM (Essential for efficient processing of 16S rRNA), which yields MELMIGRVVKSHGIKGEVAVEITTDEPEIRFAVGEVLKGKQGKKEHSLTIAAARVHQGRLLIKFEEVPDRTTADTLRGTQFWAPPLELEDEEEGFYDHELEGLKVLRDGEVIGEVTGVMHGPAGEILEVELKGGKEVLIPFVHDIVPEVDLEQGTCTITPPEGLLEL from the coding sequence ATGGAATTGATGATTGGACGCGTGGTCAAGTCCCACGGAATCAAGGGTGAAGTTGCAGTTGAGATCACCACTGACGAGCCCGAAATTCGCTTCGCTGTGGGTGAGGTGCTCAAGGGTAAGCAGGGGAAGAAGGAGCATTCTTTAACTATTGCTGCAGCGCGAGTCCATCAGGGTCGGTTGTTGATTAAATTTGAGGAAGTCCCCGATCGCACAACTGCTGATACGTTGCGGGGTACGCAGTTTTGGGCGCCACCGTTGGAGCTTGAGGATGAAGAAGAGGGTTTCTACGATCACGAGCTTGAAGGTTTGAAGGTGCTGCGTGACGGTGAGGTTATTGGTGAGGTGACTGGTGTGATGCACGGTCCCGCCGGTGAGATTCTTGAGGTTGAGCTTAAAGGGGGGAAAGAGGTGCTGATTCCTTTCGTGCACGATATTGTTCCCGAGGTGGATCTTGAGCAGGGTACGTGCACGATTACTCCGCCGGAAGGGTTGTTAGAGCTCTAA
- a CDS encoding Wadjet anti-phage system protein JetD domain-containing protein — translation MPRMILPHDIQAQLERYTRKHYLDILSADSFYRSYPLHPPTAAEAFAHKEHTATWINQWQKVSWAEIDYATKNWRQAGLGTQTVPVRATISSKQQLYHALTQQTVAHLNDLGTKLEIVANAIGHQRARETVKAWEKLTIDDIHRGLALRDWLEHNPNSGLLPRAVPIRGMDTKWLEHNLPLIRALTGIDDTGLAHPQTTIHLRVLDPTIRLHPLICSMGLDPAEISPALDHARVIIMVENKLTFQALPDYPATGAVAVWGEGYRAEKLVQIPEIQSLPVLYFGDLDHDGFAILSNIRRMHPNVTSFAMDSATLDLFREFAIEDRNYQPRSYQHLTQEESRTLDALLAANLRLEQERISFDHVLTHLQALLHNHQSQ, via the coding sequence GCTCCTACCCATTGCACCCACCCACCGCGGCAGAAGCTTTTGCCCACAAGGAACACACTGCAACCTGGATCAATCAATGGCAAAAAGTCAGCTGGGCTGAGATCGACTACGCAACCAAAAACTGGCGCCAAGCAGGTCTAGGAACCCAAACCGTACCTGTGCGTGCCACAATTTCCTCCAAACAACAGCTCTACCACGCCCTCACACAACAAACCGTTGCGCATCTCAACGATCTGGGCACAAAACTAGAAATCGTCGCAAACGCCATAGGGCATCAACGCGCCCGGGAAACAGTAAAAGCATGGGAAAAACTCACAATTGACGATATCCATCGCGGACTTGCGCTCCGTGACTGGTTAGAACACAACCCGAACTCTGGGCTACTTCCGCGCGCAGTTCCCATTCGCGGAATGGACACCAAATGGTTAGAACACAACCTCCCACTCATTCGCGCCTTAACAGGCATAGACGATACCGGACTTGCCCACCCACAAACCACCATCCATCTTCGGGTTCTGGACCCAACAATTCGACTTCATCCCCTCATCTGCTCAATGGGACTTGACCCAGCCGAAATATCCCCCGCGCTCGATCACGCCCGCGTGATCATCATGGTGGAAAACAAACTCACCTTCCAAGCACTCCCCGACTACCCAGCCACAGGTGCCGTAGCGGTATGGGGTGAAGGCTACCGCGCTGAAAAACTCGTCCAGATCCCAGAAATACAGAGTCTTCCGGTCTTGTACTTCGGGGATCTTGACCATGACGGATTCGCCATACTCAGCAATATACGGCGTATGCACCCTAACGTGACCAGCTTCGCCATGGATTCTGCCACACTCGACTTATTTCGCGAATTTGCCATCGAAGACCGCAACTACCAGCCACGCAGCTACCAGCACCTGACACAAGAAGAAAGCCGCACACTCGATGCGCTGCTTGCAGCAAACCTCAGGCTAGAACAAGAACGCATCAGCTTCGACCACGTTCTCACACACCTTCAGGCACTACTGCACAACCACCAATCACAATGA
- the trmD gene encoding tRNA (guanosine(37)-N1)-methyltransferase TrmD: MRLDVITIFPEYLEPLRHALLGKAIEQNILSVGVHDLRQWATDVHKSVDDSPYGGGPGMVMKPAVWGPALDDVAQGCGLAALTKELSSSLPHKDKARHDDVEGVDPQRYQDISVREGEDPSLPLLIVPTPAGKPFTQADARAWSNEEHIVFACGRYEGIDQRVIDDAHNRYRVREVSIGDYVLIGGEVAVLVIAEAVVRLIPGVLGNRRSHEEDSFSDGLLEGPSYTKPREWRGLEVPEVLFSGNHAKVERWRRDQALLRTQQVRPELLDGVKLDHHDKKVLGLQ; encoded by the coding sequence ATGCGTCTCGACGTCATCACAATCTTTCCGGAATATCTCGAACCCCTTCGCCATGCGTTGTTGGGTAAGGCGATTGAGCAGAATATTTTAAGCGTCGGTGTGCACGATTTGCGCCAGTGGGCCACGGATGTGCATAAGTCGGTTGACGATTCCCCTTATGGTGGCGGCCCTGGCATGGTGATGAAACCTGCTGTGTGGGGTCCAGCACTTGACGATGTTGCCCAAGGCTGTGGTCTGGCTGCGCTGACCAAAGAGTTGAGTTCGTCGTTGCCGCATAAGGATAAGGCCCGCCATGATGATGTGGAGGGTGTAGATCCGCAGCGTTATCAGGATATTTCTGTGCGCGAGGGGGAGGACCCTTCACTACCGTTGCTGATTGTTCCCACCCCTGCGGGCAAGCCTTTTACACAGGCTGATGCCCGCGCGTGGTCGAATGAGGAGCATATTGTTTTCGCCTGTGGACGCTATGAGGGTATTGATCAGCGTGTGATCGATGATGCGCATAATCGTTACCGTGTGCGCGAGGTGTCGATCGGTGATTATGTGCTCATTGGTGGTGAGGTGGCTGTGCTGGTGATTGCCGAGGCTGTGGTTCGCCTGATCCCTGGTGTGTTGGGTAATAGGCGCAGCCATGAGGAAGATAGTTTCTCAGATGGTTTGTTGGAGGGACCAAGCTACACGAAGCCGCGCGAGTGGCGTGGTTTGGAGGTTCCTGAGGTGCTGTTTTCTGGTAATCATGCGAAGGTGGAGCGGTGGCGGCGGGACCAGGCGTTGTTGCGCACGCAGCAGGTGCGGCCTGAGCTTCTCGACGGCGTTAAGCTGGATCACCACGATAAAAAGGTTTTGGGGTTGCAGTGA
- a CDS encoding cupin domain-containing protein, whose amino-acid sequence MLGHDCNHSPIGVAMNILNLLDLAPALDELKPKAQRVLRGDGANLILFSFAPGQVLAEHMAAHPITIQCIDGVLDFVCENETVRLHPGVIIHLDSRIEHRVDCPDEAPGKNVLLLTMLTGEKHS is encoded by the coding sequence ATGCTCGGTCATGACTGCAACCATTCACCGATTGGAGTAGCGATGAACATCCTCAACCTGCTCGACTTGGCACCTGCGCTCGACGAACTCAAACCCAAAGCACAACGCGTACTCCGCGGCGATGGGGCAAACCTTATCCTGTTCAGCTTCGCCCCAGGCCAAGTACTGGCCGAACACATGGCAGCCCACCCCATTACCATTCAATGCATCGACGGTGTTTTAGACTTCGTCTGCGAAAACGAAACCGTCCGCCTCCACCCAGGCGTCATTATTCACCTGGATAGCCGAATTGAACACCGCGTGGACTGCCCCGATGAAGCACCAGGAAAAAACGTCCTGCTTCTGACCATGCTCACCGGTGAAAAGCACAGCTAG